In Hamadaea flava, a genomic segment contains:
- a CDS encoding SHOCT domain-containing protein: MVLAHAGYWGGWWFFGPWLWIPFWILLFFVIRGLFWRRHWRNGHGYPGHWRYGGDSDPRVILAQRYARGEINEQEYRERMSVLDAPRTS, from the coding sequence ATGGTTCTCGCACACGCCGGTTACTGGGGCGGCTGGTGGTTCTTCGGGCCGTGGCTCTGGATCCCGTTCTGGATTCTGCTCTTCTTCGTCATCCGCGGTCTGTTCTGGCGGCGGCACTGGCGCAACGGTCACGGCTACCCGGGCCACTGGCGCTACGGCGGCGACAGCGACCCGCGCGTCATCCTCGCCCAGCGCTACGCCCGGGGTGAGATCAACGAGCAGGAGTATCGGGAGCGCATGTCCGTCCTGGACGCGCCGCGTACTTCGTGA
- a CDS encoding tetratricopeptide repeat protein — protein MTDPRDPSRGQSIFTRGAVDLSALRSTAPQPDATAPPAGAAPDGGDTGVPRFAGANAPIDVTVQTFQRDVVEKSRTIPVILEFVAGGQYAGDPALEQFAADGSFVLARNDVRTDPQLAQALRIQALPTIFAFVDGQPIDGLPGQLPEAQLRQWLDAVLRASGAEVEIPEDPRLEEADGMLMMGDLDAAERAYQKILSETPRDAAAEAGLAQVGAAKRIQGHDPQAVLAAAQAAPDDLEAQLLAADLEALSGQAEDAYARLIGLVRRVFGDDREKVRQHLVSLFTIAGPDDPAVVTARRALASALY, from the coding sequence ATGACGGATCCCCGAGACCCGAGCCGCGGGCAGTCGATCTTCACCCGGGGTGCGGTGGACCTCAGCGCGCTGCGGTCCACCGCCCCGCAGCCCGACGCCACGGCGCCGCCCGCCGGAGCCGCACCCGATGGCGGCGATACCGGGGTTCCGCGATTCGCCGGGGCGAACGCGCCGATCGACGTGACCGTCCAGACGTTCCAGCGGGACGTCGTGGAGAAGTCCCGGACGATCCCGGTCATCCTGGAGTTCGTGGCCGGCGGACAGTACGCCGGCGACCCCGCGCTGGAGCAGTTCGCCGCCGACGGCAGCTTCGTGCTGGCCCGGAACGACGTGCGTACCGATCCGCAGCTCGCTCAGGCGCTGCGCATCCAGGCGCTGCCGACGATCTTCGCCTTCGTGGACGGGCAGCCGATCGACGGCCTGCCCGGTCAGCTTCCCGAGGCGCAGCTGCGGCAGTGGCTCGACGCCGTGCTCCGGGCAAGCGGGGCCGAGGTCGAGATCCCGGAGGACCCCCGGCTCGAAGAGGCCGACGGGATGCTCATGATGGGCGACCTCGACGCGGCCGAGCGGGCGTACCAGAAGATCCTGTCCGAGACGCCCCGCGACGCCGCCGCCGAGGCCGGGCTCGCCCAGGTCGGCGCGGCCAAGCGCATTCAGGGCCACGACCCGCAGGCGGTGCTGGCCGCCGCCCAGGCCGCCCCGGACGACCTCGAAGCCCAACTGCTGGCGGCCGACCTGGAGGCGTTGAGCGGCCAGGCCGAGGACGCGTACGCCCGGCTCATCGGACTCGTCCGACGGGTGTTCGGCGACGATCGGGAGAAGGTACGTCAGCACCTCGTCTCTTTGTTCACCATCGCCGGACCGGACGATCCGGCTGTTGTCACCGCTCGGCGGGCTCTGGCCAGCGCTCTTTATTAG